A section of the Citrus sinensis cultivar Valencia sweet orange chromosome 8, DVS_A1.0, whole genome shotgun sequence genome encodes:
- the LOC127899330 gene encoding uncharacterized protein LOC127899330 — protein sequence MESTGDAFDSFFQAVVGGASGSQDSAVPPKGSRPPRAPGPKGKSQGTSHSGSKGTPRSKKRKFGLVSTFPDELREGDLDPASNKEVSHLARHFYYSAENVTSEVAEEVDKMSLSQRYGQALRATQEASFLLSHCLPDLDSLVAAQSEVDKLRSELQSRQSREDQLAREVKTLQERIAGLSGEKARVEKDCEELRATNGDLLSRQKTMAEDAFSLIMTEVWSVDPALEVPRVQKFVNKAAILKTIVERKKSSQARSGTPSGSPGVPHQPQSLPASDAPISAAHISGTSESSADRPLETDVGDRVPLSV from the exons ATGGAATCGACGGGTGATGCTTTCGACTCCTTCTTCCAAGCGGTAGTGGGCGGTGCTTCCGGATCTCAGGATTCGGCGGTACCCCCGAAAGGCTCCCGACCTCCTCGAGCTCCCGGTCCAAAGGGAAAATCTCAGGGTACCTCCCACAGCGGGTCAAAGGGTACCCCTCGCtcgaagaagagaaaattcgGGCTGGTTTCTACTTTCCCCGATGAGTTACGTGAGGGTGACTTAGACCCGGCTTCTAACAAGGAGGTTTCGCACTTGGCTCGCCACTTTTACTACTCTGCTGAAAATGTTACCTCCGAGGTTGCTGAAGAGGTTGACAAGATGAGCTTGAGCCAGCGTTATGGTCAAGCACTTAGGGCTACCCAAGAG GCATCCTTTCTCCTTAGCCACTGCCTTCCGGATCTCGACTCCCTTGTTGCCGCACAGTCAGAGGTCGACAAGTTAAGGAGTGAGCTTCAAAGCCGTCAATCTCGTGAGGATCAGCTCGCTCGAGAAGTTAAAACTCTGCAAGAACGCATTGCTGGCCTATCGGGAGAGAAAGCTAGGGTGGAGAAGGATTGTGAGGAGTTGAGGGCCACCAACGGGGATCTGCTATCTCGGCAAAAGACGATGGCGGAGGATGCATTCTCACTCATCATGACAGAGGTGTGGAGTGTGGATCCGGCGTTGGAGGTACCCCGCGTGCAGAAATTTGTCAACAAGGCTGCCATTCTGAAGACAATTGTGGAGCGGAAGAAGTCTTCCCAGGCACGGTCGGGTACCCCTTCTGGGTCGCCTGGGGTACCCCATCAGCCTCAGTCGTTGCCCGCCTCGGATGCCCCTATTTCGGCGGCTCATATTTCGGGTACCTCAGAGTCTTCTGCCGATCGCCCTCTAGAGACGGATGTTGGGGATCGCGTTCCCCTCTCGGTGTAG
- the LOC127899331 gene encoding uncharacterized protein LOC127899331, with amino-acid sequence MAPDVPPEGLMGDPTRMREDSSSEGSDPARRVARISKGKGVKQSTGVRQEEEPISHKRFEDLAHAILRAVGSRAPESSLPPVTLEAPPPQTDDQAMVRRGVPEASKPKPRPSGTRSKFQTMGSRDERSTTSCNSRSSQGTRRAKRTHEDLREKLNAKRASQMAATSSGTPRVPLELVEKMENLEAQVKLLSEKQNITAAPTPMTYQSPFTIEIRTAALPEAFAMPQIPQYSGTTDPSEHAELYRDQMLIKGVDESAMCRMFTHTLTGPAKSWFRSLKAGSISSLHQLLSKFTKEFSYASTQDRVASKLTFIKQGEAEPLAEYVSRFHQEVLRTGAFGNQYTLTHFEKNLRLGKLWRSFQKKRPLSYGEARSWALQQVEMDEKCQLKRQEDKADVTKNKEKPKRVEAPIPRVPRARSPPRAALQGRGYNPQGASRVPQPPRSPPPDQREPPPRPRYESYHPLNRSPEQIFYHIRDSGLLRPPKPMKKYPNMKRSLKYCEFHEDFGHSTAECFTLREEIESLILSGYLKEFVAGMREARKSAEHDKGKRVADGSPEQEVPPGHKKGVYVRMIMGGPTLAGQSRRAIKGYSRSLSITTNMGREVNLNEWGTPKVPHHPPPILFTEKDAEGISYPHDDAFVITLKVATGKVARTLVDTGSSVDIIFKSALDQLLIESPKITPYATPLIGFAGDMVIPKGIITLPVTLSKVPHRVVHMIDFLIVDHPGAYNIILGRPFLVATKAVVSMHYLTMKVPAAQEVITIKGDQQSARGCYSVASKATYQIASDPPMKGYPSGSQPTPSPSKRALARQRRTVLKKSPQVAHPREKLEFSPRGMEAVTGDSSRVPHGDQEEPRCEVEAPLDPRILKDEMRGTPVEDLISVSICATDPTKTVKVGSNLSEEQREKLITFLCEHLDVFAWTHSDMPGIPHSLSCHKLNVSPHNKPVKQKRRAFNQERYDAIEQEVDRLLAARFIREAVYPDWVSNVVLVKKSNGKWRMSVDFTDLNKSCPKDSFPLPRVDQLVDATAGHEMLSFMDAFSGYNQIPMYEPDQEKTAFITNRGLYCYKVMPFGLKNAGATYQRLVNKIFKEQIGRTMEVYIDDMITKSVHAGEHLGHLRDTFTVLRKHQMRLNPEKCAFGVTLGKFLGFMVQQRGIEANPDKIRAVLDMKSPSTIKEVQSLAGRVAALSRFISKATDRCKPFFKALKTGKKLQWTPDCEEAFQELKGYLVNAPLLAKPEPGEVLLLYLAVSEHATSSVLLREDDNGVQRPIYYTSKAMVDAEKRYPTSEKIILALVVSARKLRPYFQAHTIAVVTNLPLRQILQKLDMSGRLLRWSLELSEFDIIFKLRSAIKAQAIADFIAEFANDSSGECDLRYLLDTLPTDEEEQVWEIYVDGSSNSHGSGAGVIIIDPNKVKICYALQFGFKASNNEAEYEAIIAGLRMSKALGAKRVHVKSDSQLVVSQITAQYQAKEENMKGYLEKTRELMSQFCEVKVERVPRLENSEADTLAKMASLGVAQSAGPITTEHIPAPSIDLLEPLEVGSLSNEVLWMEPIIRHLKDGDLPSDKSEARRLKYKAARYCLIQDTLYRRGFTLPYLRCLGSDEAKYVMREIHEGICGNHYGAQSLAQKALRQGYYWPTMREDAKNMVRSCDKCQRFARVPHLPPEKLTVISSPWPFAMWGVDLIGPLPTGKGQAKHAIVAVDYFTKWAEAEPLTSITERKTTEFIWKNLICRFGIPYAIVSDNGKQFDNEKFRRFCSELGIANRFATPAHPQSNGQVEAVNKIIKGILKKKLEERKGAWVDELPGVLWAYLTTQNTSTRETPFSLAFGVDAMIPAEIGVPSHRVEYFDEAENTSLVASNLDLVAEKRARAELRTAIYQHRISGLYEKRVRPRSFKKGDLVLRRVTQNTRVPYEGAFGANWEGPYRIDKPVGTGAYRLLHMDGTIVRHPWNAAMLRKYY; translated from the coding sequence ATGGCACCCGACGTACCTCCCGAAGGTTTAATGGGGGATCCTACAAGGATGAGAGAGGACAGCAGCAGTGAAGGCAGTGATCCCGCGAGAAGGGTAGCCCGCATCAGTAAGGGCAAGGGTGTCAAGCAGTCGACGGGTGTTCGCCAAGAAGAAGAACCTATTTCGCACAAGCGTTTTGAGGATCTTGCTCACGCAATACTTAGGGCGGTTGGATCTCGGGCACCCGAAAGTTCACTTCCACCAGTGACGCTAGAAGCTCCACCACCTCAAACGGACGACCAAGCTATGGTCAGAAGAGGGGTACCCGAGGCCAGCAAGCCAAAGCCTAGGCCATCGGGTACCCGTTCTAAGTTTCAAACCATGGGCTCCCGCGACGAGCGTTCCACCACCTCTTGCAATTCCCGCAGTAGCCAGGGTACGAGGCGTGCAAAGCGTACCCACGAGGATCTCCGTGAGAAGTTAAACGCCAAAAGGGCTTCTCAAATGGCGGCGACATCATCAGGTACACCGAGGGTACCCCTCGAACTTGTGGAAAAGATGGAGAACCTGGAAGCCCAAGTGAAGCTCCTCTCCGAGAAGCAAAACATCACAGCTGCACCAACGCCAATGACCTACCAATCGCCATTCACTATAGAGATTAGGACAGCAGCTCTCCCCGAGGCGTTTGCCATGCCTCAGATACCCCAATACTCGGGTACCACTGATCCCTCGGAGCATGCTGAGCTATACCGTGACCAAATGCTTATTAAGGGTGTAGATGAGAGCGCCATGTGTAGGATgtttacacacacactcacGGGCCCCGCGAAGTCATGGTTTCGCTCTTTGAAGGCGGGTAGCATATCTTCCTTACACCAATTGTTATCTAAATTTACTAAAGAGTTTTCCTATGCTTCCACTCAAGATAGGGTAGCCTCCAAACTTACCTTTATCAAGCAAGGGGAAGCCGAGCCTTTGGCGGAGTATGTAAGTCGTTTCCACCAAGAGGTGCTGCGGACCGGAGCATTTGGAAACCAATACACATTGacccattttgagaaaaatttacGGTTGGGCAAGTTATGGCGTTCTTTTCAAAAGAAGCGTCCACTTTCATATGGGGAAGCCCGTTCTTGGGCGTTGCAACAAGTGGAGATGGACGAAAAATGCCAATTGAAGCGCCAAGAAGATAAGGCCGATGTTACAAAGAACAAGGAGAAGCCCAAGAGGGTGGAGGCCCCAATACCGCGGGTGCCCCGAGCACGGAGCCCTCCACGGGCTGCCTTGCAGGGACGAGGGTATAACCCTCAGGGTGCCTCAAGGGTACCTCAACCTCCAAGATCGCCACCACCGGATCAGCGAGAGCCACCGCCGAGGCCTCGGTATGAATCTTACCACCCACTGAATCGATCCCCAGAGCAGATCTTCTACCATATTCGGGATAGTGGCCTCCTCCGCCCTCCTAAGCCAATGAAGAAGTACCCCAACATGAAGCGTAGCCTGAAGTATTGCGAGTTCCATGAGGACTTTGGTCACAGCACAGCCGAGTGCTTCACCTTgcgagaagaaattgaatctttgatTCTCAGCGGGTACCTCAAAGAATTTGTTGCTGGCATGAGAGAAGCTCGGAAATCTGCGGAACATGATAAAGGCAAGCGGGTAGCTGATGGCAGTCCCGAACAAGAGGTACCCCCTGGACACAAGAAAGGCGTGTATGTCCGAATGATCATGGGCGGACCGACTTTAGCGGGCCAATCTAGGAGGGCTATCAAAGGCTATAGTAGATCGTTGTCGATAACCACCAATATGGGCAGAGAAGTCAACCTTAATGAATGGGGTACACCGAAGGTACCCCACCATCCCCCGCCTATCCTTTTTACAGAAAAAGATGCGGAGGGCATCTCGTACCCCCACGACGATGCCTTCGTAATTACGTTGAAGGTTGCCACTGGTAAGGTAGCAAGAACTCTCGTAGATACCGGTAGCTCCGTTGACATCATTTTCAAAAGCGCCTTGGATCAACTATTGATTGAGTCGCCAAAGATCACCCCATATGCTACCCCTCTTATTGGGTTCGCCGGAGATATGGTTATACCAAAAGGCATCATTACGCTACCCGTTACACTTAGTAAGGTACCTCACCGTGTTGTTCAtatgattgattttcttattgtaGATCACCCGGGTGCCTACAATATTATATTGGGTAGGCCGTTCTTAGTAGCAACTAAAGCGGTGGTATCCATGCACTACCTCACCATGAAAGTCCCGGCCGCCCAAGAAGTTATCACCATTAAAGGGGACCAGCAATCGGCTCGTGGATGTTATTCCGTGGCCTCCAAAGCCACTTACCAAATAGCTTCAGATCCGCCAATGAAGGGGTACCCTAGTGGCAGCCAGCCCACACCTTCCCCCTCAAAGCGAGCACTTGCTAGACAGCGGAGAACAGTACTGAAAAAATCTCCTCAAGTAGCCCACCCACGAGAAAAGTTGGAGTTTTCACCAAGGGGGATGGAAGCAGTTACGGGGGATAGCTCGAGGGTACCCCACGGGGACCAGGAGGAGCCCAGATGTGAAGTTGAGGCACCTTTGGATCCCCGAATATTGAAAGATGAAATGCGGGGTACCCCAGTTGAAGATCTTATTTCAGTCTCGATTTGCGCCACCGACCCAACAAAGACAGTGAAAGTAGGCTCCAACCTCTCGGAGGAACAAAGGGAGAAACTCATCACCTTCCTATGTGAGCACCTCGATGTATTTGCTTGGACCCACTCGGATATGCCGGGTATCCCACATTCTCTCTCATGTCACAAACTCAATGTCAGCCCGCATAATAAACCAGTCAAACAGAAGCGTCGCGCCTTCAATCAAGAGAGGTACGATGCAATTGAACAAGAGGTAGACCGCCTATTAGCAGCACGGTTTATTCGGGAAGCAGTGTACCCCGATTGGGTGTCCAACGTTGTTCTTGTCAAGAAATCAAACGGAAAGTGGCGCATGTCTGTGGACTTCACCGACTTGAATAAGTCCTGCCCCAAGGATAGCTTCCCGCTTCCTCGGGTGGACCAGCTGGTTGATGCAACAGCGGGGCATGAAATGCTTAGTTTTATGGACGCCTTCTCCGGGTACAACCAAATCCCGATGTACGAACCCGATCAAGAGAAAACAGCCTTCATCACCAACCGGGGGTTATACTGTTATAAGGTTATGCcgtttggtttgaagaatgCCGGGGCTACCTACCAGCGGCTAgtgaacaaaattttcaaagaacaAATCGGGCGCACCATGGAGGTGTACATAGACGACATGATCACCAAATCGGTGCATGCGGGGGAACACCTGGGGCACCTCAGAGATACCTTTACCGTTTTGAGAAAACATCAGATGCGGCTAAACCCTGAAAAATGTGCATTCGGGGTAACCTTGGGAAAGTTTCTCGGGTTCATGGTACAACAACGGGGGATTGAAGCCAACCCCGATAAAATTCGCGCAGTTCTTGACATGAAATCGCCAAGCACCATCAAGGAGGTTCAAAGCTTGGCAGGCCGGGTAGCTGCTCTGAGCCGTTTTATCTCCAAGGCTACCGACCGGTGTAAGCCCTTTTTCAAAGCTTTGAAGACCGGTAAAAAGCTCCAATGGACACCCGATTGCGAAGAGGCTTTCCAAGAACTGAAGGGGTACCTCGTGAATGCTCCACTACTTGCCAAACCTGAGCCGGGAGAGGTGCTGCTGCTATATCTCGCCGTATCCGAGCATGCCACCAGCTCTGTGTTACTCCGAGAGGATGATAATGGGGTACAACGACCTATTTACTACACTAGTAAGGCTATGGTTGATGCCGAAAAAAGGTACCCCACCTCTGAGAAGATCATTTTGGCATTGGTTGTCTCCGCACGGAAGCTCAGACCATATTTTCAGGCTCACACCATTGCAGTCGTCACCAACCTTCCCCTCCGGCAAATCCTTCAGAAGTTAGACATGTCCGGAAGGCTTCTCCGATGGTCCCTCGAATTAAGCGAGTTCGACATCATCTTCAAGCTTCGTTCGGCGATTAAAGCTCAGGCCATTGCTGATTTCATTGCGGAATTCGCCAATGACTCAAGTGGTGAATGTGATCTGAGATACCTGTTAGATACCCTACCCACCGATGAAGAGGAGCAGGTCTGGGAAATATATGTGGATGGTTCCTCTAACTCACACGGAAGTGGCGCAGGAGTTATTATCATCGACCCGAACAAGGTGAAAATATGCTACGCCCTGCAATTCGGattcaaggcttcaaacaaCGAAGCCGAGTATGAGGCAATCATAGCGGGGTTGAGGATGTCAAAGGCTTTGGGAGCAAAAAGGGTACACGTCAAGAGTGACTCACAGTTGGTGGTAAGCCAGATTACCGCACAATATCAGGCGAAAGAGGAAAACATGAAGGGGTACCTCGAAAAAACCAGAGAATTGATGTCCCAATTTTGCGAGGTTAAAGTGGAAAGGGTACCCCGACTGGAGAACAGCGAAGCCGATACCCTAGCAAAAATGGCGTCCCTTGGTGTAGCTCAGTCAGCTGGCCCCATCACAACAGAACACATACCCGCCCCCAGCATTGATCTCCTAGAGCCGTTGGAAGTAGGATCACTGTCCAACGAGGTACTTTGGATGGAGCCTATCATAAGGCACCTCAAGGACGGAGACCTCCCCTCAGATAAAAGTGAAGCGAGAAGACTAAAGTATAAAGCTGCCCGGTATTGCCTGATCCAGGATACCCTATATAGAAGAGGGTTCACTCTTCCTTACCTTAGATGCTTGGGAAGCGACGAGGCCAAGTATGTCATGAGGGAGATACATGAGGGGATTTGTGGCAATCACTATGGAGCACAATCACTGGCGCAAAAAGCTCTCCGTCAGGGGTACTACTGGCCAACCATGCGGGAGGATGCCAAGAATATGGTACGAAGCTGTGACAAATGCCAGAGGTTCGCTAGGGTACCCCATCTACCCCCAGAGAAGCTAACAGTTATATCTTCCCCTTGGCCCTTCGCTATGTGGGGAGTGGACCTCATTGGCCCGTTGCCTACCGGAAAGGGGCAAGCAAAACATGCAATCGTGGCGGtagattattttacaaaatgggCGGAAGCGGAGCCACTAACAAGCATCACAGAAAGGAAAACCACCGAATTCATTTGGAAGAACCTCATTTGCAGATTTGGAATCCCCTATGCAATTGTCAGTGATAACGGCAAGCAATTCGATAATGAAAAATTCCGAAGATTTTGTTCGGAGTTGGGGATAGCCAACCGATTTGCTACACCTGCCCACCCCCAATCTAATGGGCAAGTCGAAGCCGTTAACAAGATTATCAAAGGTATCCTGAAGAAGAAGCTAGAGGAAAGAAAGGGAGCATGGGTAGACGAGCTACCTGGCGTACTGTGGGCATACCTGACTACTCAAAACACCTCCACCAGGGAGACCCCGTTTTCCCTCGCATTCGGTGTTGACGCAATGATTCCAGCAGAAATCGGGGTACCCTCTCACAGGGTTGAATACTTCGATGAGGCCGAGAACACCTCCTTGGTTGCTTCAAACCTTGATTTGGTGGCTGAAAAAAGGGCTAGAGCAGAACTGAGGACAGCCATATATCAGCATCGCATTTCGGGTCTATATGAAAAAAGGGTACGCCCTCGATCCTTCAAGAAAGGTGACTTAGTCTTGAGAAGGGTAACTCAGAACACTAGGGTACCCTACGAAGGTGCTTTCGGGGCAAATTGGGAAGGACCTTACCGCATCGACAAACCTGTTGGGACAGGTGCATACAGGCTACTCCACATGGATGGCACAATTGTGAGGCACCCCTGGAACGCTGCAATGCTACGGAAATATTACTAA